One window of Papaver somniferum cultivar HN1 chromosome 9, ASM357369v1, whole genome shotgun sequence genomic DNA carries:
- the LOC113308807 gene encoding protein MET1, chloroplastic-like, with translation MASSNYPSLCSTPSLPTNTPTKPNTFLSFPIKYHPNLSRTNPSFSINNIHHKLKSSSNILVPKASSSPPSPTEGEEVEKYEEYEVELDQPYGLKFTKGRDGGTYIDAIAEAGTAYKTGKFEVGDKVIATSAMFGTEIWPAAEYGRTMYTIRQRIGPLTMKMEKRYGKLQNMGELTDKEILRAERNTGNVSTKLREIQMQNYLNKMEQKQNRVNDLREGLKLYKEKKYEEALEKFESVLGSKPELDEASVASYNVACCYSKLNQLKAGISALEDALKAGYEDFNRIRTDPDLTNLRTSPEFDPLMKRFDESFINESAINAIKSIFGIFNKK, from the exons ATGGCTTCCAGTAACTACCCATCTCTATGTTCCACACCTTCATTGCCAACAAATACGCCAACTAAGCCAAACACATTTCTTTCATTTCCTATCAAGTATCATCCCAATCTTTCCAGGACTAACCCCtcattctcaatcaacaatattCATCATAAGTTAAAATCTTCATCCAACATATTAGTAcccaaagcatcatcatcacccCCATCGCCTACTGAAGGAGAAGAGGTCGAAAAATATGAGGAGTATGAAGTAGAATTGGACCAACCATATGGTTTGAAATTTACTAAGGGCAGAGATGGAGGTACTTACATTGATGCTATTGCTGAAGCTGGAACTGCTTACAAAACTGGCAAATTTGAGGTTGGGGACAAAGTTATTGCTACTAG TGCAATGTTTGGGACAGAGATATGGCCTGCTGCTGAATATGGAAGAACCATGTATACAATTCGGCAGAGAATCGGCCCGTTAACTATGAAAATGGAGAAACGATATG GTAAGTTACAGAATATGGGTGAGTTAACAGATAAAGAAATTCTCCGGGCTGAGAGGAACACTGGTAATGTCAGCACCAAACTGAGAGAAATTCAA ATGCAAAACTACTTGAATAAGAtggaacaaaagcaaaacagagTAAATGACCTTCGTGAAGGACTAAAGTTGTATAA GGAAAAGAAGTATGAAGAGGCACTGGAAAAATTCGAATCCGTATTGGGATCAAAACCAGAACTAGATGAGGCTTCGGTTGCGAGTTACAATGTAGCATGCTGTTATTCAAAGCTGAATCAG TTAAAAGCTGGAATCTCTGCCCTCGAAGATGCCTTAAAAGCAGGTTATGAAGATTTTAAT AGAATAAGGACTGATCCAGATCTTACGAATTTAAGAACATCTCCAGAATTTGATCCTTTAATGAAAAGGTTTGATGAATCATTCATCAATGAGAGTGCAATCAACGCCATCAAATCTATCTTCGGTATATTCAACAAAAAGTAA
- the LOC113314188 gene encoding probable E3 ubiquitin-protein ligase BAH1-like 1: MKFGDTFNEYLRGEQECFLEKCSHVEYKQLKKVLKSCRKCRATSASTCVEEDDHNNTNNDGGASSELCMYESCSLCDQKFFSELMKEASEIAGCFSSRVRRLLNLHVSTGMQRYVLRIRHCFTNDQQIMIQQGRMLIDYVTMNAIAIRKILKKYDKVHSSVNGRNFKSKLRAEHIELLQSPWLIELGAFYINFNGSNGVSGEFVDQFSCDLESDQPLMTLIVSDSVKLEYSLTCAVCLEIAFNPYALSCGHIFCKSCACSAASVMIFQGLKAAEPKCKCPVCREVGVYANPIHMIELDLLLKNRRKDYWKERMLEERSEMVKQSKEYWDSQTKYVIGY; encoded by the exons TGGAGATACGTTTAATGAATATTTACGTGGTGAACAAGAGTGTTTTCTAGAGAAATGCAGTCATGTTGAATATAAACAGCTCAAAAAAGTTTTAAAGAGCTGTCGAAAATGCAGAGCTACTAGTGCTTCTACATGTGTTGAAGAGGATGatcataataatactaataatgaTGGTGGTGCATCTTCGGAGCTCTGCATGTACGAATCTTGTTCAT TGTGTGACCAGAAATTTTTCTCTGAGTTGATGAAAGAAGCATCAGAGATAGCTGGTTGTTTCAGCTCAAGAGTGAGACGCCTCCTCAATCTTCATGTTTCCACTGGAATGCAGAGATATGTGTTGCGTATTCGTCATTGTTTTACTAATGATCAACAAATAATGATTCAACAAGGTCGAATGTTGATTGATTATGTTACTATGAATGCAATTGCGATACGGAAAATTCTTAAGAAATATGACAAG GTGCACTCCTCTGTAAATGGCAGAAACTTCAAATCCAAGTTGAGGGCCGAGCACATTGAGCTCCTTCAATCTCCTTGGCTAATAGAGTTGGGTGCCTTCTATATAAATTTCAACGGTTCTAATGGAGTTTCAGGAGAGTTTGTCGATCAATTCTCTTGTGATCTCGAGTCGGATCAGCCTTTAATGACATTGATCGTTTCGGATTCTGTGAAGCTGGAGTATAGCCTGACTTGTGCTGTTTGCTTG GAGATTGCTTTTAATCCTTATGCTTTGAGCTGCGGCCATATTTTCTGCAAATCGTGTGCTTGTTCTGCAGCTTCTGTGATGATATTCCAAGGCCTTAAGGCTGCTGAACCAAAATGCAAGTGCCCTGTTTGTAGAGAG GTTGGAGTATATGCTAATCCAATTCACATGATTGAGCTAGATCTGCTCTTGAAGAACAG GCGTAAGGATTATTGGAAAGAGCGGATGCTTGAGGAGCGGTCCGAGATGGTCAAACAATCTAAAGAATACTGGGATTCACAGACCAAATATGTCATTGGATACTGA
- the LOC113312839 gene encoding uncharacterized protein LOC113312839: MHQAGRTTMVKDVLNSILIYQMKTFKMTNKLLRKLDIIQRKFWWGFKTNRGIILIAWKNMCLSKDLGGLAFRDLEMLNHALLTKLAWRICHKSDHLLGQILKAKYYKHEDFIHLHAEKSNSSWVCKSIELGLSIVQQYYFMEVNNGNSI, translated from the coding sequence ATGCATCAAGCTGGTAGAACTACAATGGTCAAAGATGTTCTTAATTCAATTCTCATATATCAAATGAAGACGTTTAAGATGACAAATAAACTACTCAGGAAGTTAGACATTATTCAAAGGAAGTTCTGGTGGGGTTTTAAAACGAACAGAGGTATTATTTTAATTGCTTGGAAAAACATGTGCTTATCTAAAGATCTAGGTGGTCTGGCCTTCAGGGATTTAGAGATGTTGAATCATGCACTTCTTACTAAGCTAGCATGGAGAATCTGTCACAAATCTGATCACTTGCTGGGTCAAATTCTTAAGGCTAAATATTACAAGCATGAAGATTTCATTCATTTACATGCTGAGAAGAGTAACTCTTCTTGGGTTTGTAAGAGTATTGAATTGGGTCTCTCAATAGTTCAACAATACTACTTTATGGAAGTTAACAACGGGAATTCTATTTGA
- the LOC113308806 gene encoding ADP-glucose phosphorylase-like, translated as MASSRNPEIRKDRVLNRSVIFSPARARRPSDFKSKSPANPNPNSSKECPFCIGHEHECAPEIFRLPKDTSDWKVRVIENLYPALKRDSKIIENEEENPKNDSNVVVTGFGFHDVVIESPIHSIHLSDLSPSGIGDVLIAYKQRIQQLHLHQSIQYVQVFKNHGASAGASMSHSHSQIMGLPIIPPTVSSRIISMKEYFHETGKCGLCQVRSEELLIDESTHFFSVVPFAASFAFEIWIIPRDHSMHFHALDNEKAVDLGHLLKLMLLKLSRQLNDPPFNFMIHTSPKDMEASQFPYMHWFLQIVPQLSGVGGFEIGTGCYINPVFPEDAAMVLREVNVVQ; from the exons ATGGCGTCAAGTAGAAACCCAGAAATCAGAAAAGACAGAGTACTAAACAGATCTGTAATATTTTCTCCAGCTAGAGCTCGAAGACCATCAGatttcaaatcaaaatctccagcAAACCCTAATCCCAATTCATCAAAGGAGTGTCCATTCTGTATTGGTCATGAACACGAATGTGCACCTGAGATATTCCGACTTCCAAAAGACACTTCTGATTGGAAAGTAAGAGTTATTGAGAACTTATATCCAGCACTCAAAAGAGATTCTAAAATAATCGAAAATGAAGaggaaaaccctaaaaatgattCAAATGTGGTGGTTACTGGGTTTGGATTTCATGATGTAGTTATTGAATCTCCAATTCATTCAATTCATTTATCTGATTTATCACCATCGGGAATTGGTGACGTTTTGATTGCTTATAAGCAGAGGATTCAACAGCTCCATCTTCATCAGTCCATTCAATATGTTCAG GTGTTTAAGAACCATGGTGCATCAGCTGGAGCATCAATGAGTCATTCACACAGTCAGATTATGGGTCTTCCTATTATTCCACCCACTGTTTCTTCTCGGATTATTAGCATGAAGGAGTATTTTCATGAGACAGGGAAATGTGGTCTCTGTCAAGTTCGATCCGAGGAGCTTTTGATTGACGAATCAACCCATTTCTTTTCAGTTGTTCCTTTTGCAGCTTCGTTTGCTTTTGAAATTTGGATCATTCCGCGTGATCATTCTATGCATTTCCATGCACTGGATAATGAGAAG GCTGTAGATCTCGGGCATCTTCTAAAGCTAATGCTGTTGAAACTTTCACGGCAGCTAAATGACCCACCATTCAATTTCATGATTCATACTTCTCCAAAGGATATGGAGGCTTCACAATTTCCCTACATGCACTGGTTTCTACAGATTGTTCCTCAACTCAGCGGGGTAGGTGGATTTGAGATTGGAACTGGTTGTTACATAAATCCAGTTTTCCCAGAAGATGCTGCAATGGTATTGAGGGAAGTTAACGTTGTTCAATGA
- the LOC113308808 gene encoding uncharacterized protein LOC113308808: protein MATLSYSYSLHSFSSLSTTFSSSTSVSPNHYTLKFTNNNKIQCFFPHQQIVTKVHILSSAPNKLIEQPKLLLHPILLFAGFDRPIDTQTFLATVSVLVAISLSLFLGLKGDPVPCDKCAGNGGTKCVFCNDGKMKKETGLVDCRVCKGAGLILCKKCAGSGYSRRI, encoded by the exons ATGGCAACTTTATCATATTCTTACTCTCtccattctttttcttctctctctaCTACTTTTTCTTCCTCAACATCAGTATCTCCAAACCATTATACTCTCAAATTCACTAACAATAATAAAATCCAATGCTTTTTTCCTCATCAACAAATAGTAACAAAAGTTCACATTTTATCTTCAGCACCAAATAAATTAATTGAACAACCAAAACTTCTTTTACATCCAATTTTGTTATTTGCTGGATTTGATAGACCTATAGATACTCAAACATTTCTGGCCACTGTTAGTGTCTTGGTTGCCATTTCCCTTTCTCTCTTCTTGGGCTTGAAG GGAGATCCTGTTCCTTGTGATAAATGTGCTGGCAACG GTGGTACGAAATGTGTTTTCTGTAATGATGGAAAGATGAAAAAAGAAACAGGCTTGGTGGACTGTCGAGTATGCAAGGGTGCAG GATTGATACTCTGCAAGAAATGTGCGGGCTCAGGATATTCAAGACGCATATGA